The segment GCTTAGGTTATTATTCATTTTAGTTAATCTTTAAGGAGAGGCTGGCATTTCTAAAAAGAATGTAAACAGCCTTTCTATTTGCTCCTTTTTATGTGAAAATAATAGAGGAATATGAGGAGGTTAACAGGATGAAAGTTGCCATTGCTTCAGATCATGGTGGTTTAACCATTAGAGAAGAATTAAAAAATTTACTGGAAGAATTAAAAATAGAATATGTTGATTTTGGCTGTGACTGTAATGCTTCAGTCGATTACCCGGACTATGCACTGCCAGTTGCGGAAAAGGTCGCTAGTGGAGAATTTGACCGCGGAATACTTATTTGCGGCACTGGCATCGGTATGAGCATTGCTGCTAATAAAGTTAAAGGTGTTAGATGTGCTCTTGTACATGATGTGTATAGTGCAAGATTGACAAGAGAGCATAATGACAGCAATGTAATTGCGATGGGTGAAAGAGTTATCGGGCCAGGACTTGCCCGGGAAATAACGAAGGTTTGGCTGCTTTCAGAATTTAGTGGCAGCAGACATCAAACAAGACTAGATAAAATAGCACAATACGAATTAGAAACATCCTCCTAAGCATATGCTAAATTGGAAAGGCTGTGTTGTTTATGAGTATAAATATATCAGCTCTGGAAGATCAGCTTCAGAGCATTGTTTCTGAATATCAAGAACAGGCAAAATTGACGGATCGCCATTTATTTGTCATTGGCTGTAGCACAAGTGAAGTAATTGGCCAGAAAATTGGTACAGCAGGTGCAGTGGACGTTGCAGGTATTATCTTCCAACAGCTTTTAAAGTACAAGGAAACAGCAGGTGTAGAACTAGCTTTTCAGTGCTGCGAACATCTTAACAGAGCTGTAGTTGTTGAAAGAAAGCTGCAAGAGGAAAAGAATTTATCTGAGGTATCTGTTATTCCTGTGCGTCAAGCTGGAGGTGCAATGGCAGCATATGCCTATCAGCATATGAAGGATCCAGTAGTTGTTGAACATATCAAAGCAGATGGTGGCATAGATATCGGGGATACTCTAATTGGCATGCATATTAAGCATGTTGCCGTGCCAATAAGGGTTTCGCACAAGCAGCTTGGCGAAGCTCATGTCACGCTTGCTAAAACAAGACCGAAATTGATTGGCGGCCAAAGGGCTGTTTATGAAAAAACGAAAGATAATGAATCCTGCTAACAGAAAAAGATATCCCGAAAGTAGTCGGGATATCTTTTTTGTTTACATATATGGAAGAAAAAACTGATTTGTATGTACGGGAATAATAGTGAAATTAGGGGTAGATTGGCTTTTTTATTATTTTAAGAAAGTAATAACACAAATTTATGCTATTTTCCCATTAAAACACGAACATTTAATTTTAAATATAAAATAATAATTCGTATTTTTTAGCTTCTTTTTGAAATTGT is part of the Niallia taxi genome and harbors:
- the rpiB gene encoding ribose 5-phosphate isomerase B, which produces MKVAIASDHGGLTIREELKNLLEELKIEYVDFGCDCNASVDYPDYALPVAEKVASGEFDRGILICGTGIGMSIAANKVKGVRCALVHDVYSARLTREHNDSNVIAMGERVIGPGLAREITKVWLLSEFSGSRHQTRLDKIAQYELETSS
- a CDS encoding TIGR01440 family protein; this translates as MSINISALEDQLQSIVSEYQEQAKLTDRHLFVIGCSTSEVIGQKIGTAGAVDVAGIIFQQLLKYKETAGVELAFQCCEHLNRAVVVERKLQEEKNLSEVSVIPVRQAGGAMAAYAYQHMKDPVVVEHIKADGGIDIGDTLIGMHIKHVAVPIRVSHKQLGEAHVTLAKTRPKLIGGQRAVYEKTKDNESC